The following proteins are co-located in the Plasmodium brasilianum strain Bolivian I chromosome 11, whole genome shotgun sequence genome:
- a CDS encoding hypothetical protein (conserved Plasmodium protein), which translates to MSKAKIDDFFENFLNLPSTSNSTDNSDDTIGSDTSVKTSHLLYDKDLESDEKENETHFSPERYDKEKGKEMSHSDIELGVRRKFLKSILKDKEKQNIYEFRKYLSESNVFFTFVHIFIELINNKEKIENPYEYIINYFQLNKSDNNDVNKKDLIKENLFYKKRNEELANKISEVHVEIMDVKKKYCCNDIANFFFKNEFEKFSACEIFSKIKKNDKNDENDENANTDISSFFFTKDTFCLFLNFLNHSTRTELHDLLMQKTSTQEYSLLWNKLLKGLEDFVKYYLSFDKFTDDAFHPT; encoded by the coding sequence ATGAGTAAAGCAAAAATTGAtgatttttttgaaaattttttaaacctTCCCAGTACGAGCAATAGCACAGATAACTCAGATGATACAATTGGTTCAGATACGAGTGTAAAAACAAGTCATTTGTTGTACGATAAAGATTTAGAATCAGACGAAAAAGAGAACGAAACACATTTTTCCCCAGAACGTTACGATAAAGAAAAAGGCAAAGAAATGTCCCATTCAGATATTGAACTTGGTGTTAGGAGAAAATTCTTGAAATCaatattaaaagataaagagaaacaaaatatttatgaattcaGAAAATACCTATCTGAAAGCAATGTGTTTTTTACCTTTGTGCATATATTCATAGaactaataaataataaggaGAAAATTGAAAACCCATacgaatatattattaactattttcaattaaataaaagcGACAACAatgatgtaaataaaaaagatttaataaaagaaaatttattttacaaaaaacgaaatgaagaattagctaataaaataagtgaAGTACACGTAGAAATTATggatgttaaaaaaaaatattgttgtAACGATATAgcaaatttctttttcaaaaacgAATTCGAAAAATTTAGTGCTTGTGAAATTTtcagtaaaattaaaaaaaatgacaaaaatgaCGAAAATGACGAAAATGCAAACACAGATATATCatcattcttttttacaaaagacacattttgtctttttttaaattttctaaatCATTCAACTAGAACCGAATTACATGATTTATTAATGCAGAAAACAAGCACACAAGAATATTCTCTTCTTTGGAATAAACTGTTAAAAGGGTTAGAagattttgtaaaatattatctaTCTTTTGATAAGTTCACCGACGATGCGTTTCACCCGACATAA